GTTTATCTTTACATAAATTAGTTACTGATGGAAGAATTCACCCAGCAAGAATTGAAGAAGTTGTAAGTAAAACAGAAAAACAAATTACACAAGAAATTATTGAAGTTGGTAAAAGAACTGTTATAGATTTAGGAATTCACGGTTTACACCCAGAATTAATTAAAGCTGTTGGTAGAATGAAATATCGTTCTTCTTACGGACAGAATTTATTACAACACTCGCGTGAAGTTGCAAATCTTTGTGGTATTATGGCTGCAGAAATGGGCTTAAACTCTAAGGTTGCAAAACGTGCAGGTTTATTACACGATATTGGTAAAGTGCCAGATACAGAAAGTGAACTTCCTCACGCATTGTTAGGTATGCAATGGGCTGAGAAATATGGTGAAAAACCAGATGTTTGTAATGCAATTGGAGCTCACCATGATGAAATTGAAATGAAAAGTTTAATTTCTCCAATAGTTCAAGTTTGTGATGCTATTTCGGGAGCAAGACCAGGAGCAAGACGTCAAGTTTTAGATTCTTATATTCAACGTTTAAAAGACTTAGAAGATATCGCATTCGGTTTTCCAGGTGTTCAAAAAGCATACGCTATTCAAGCAGGACGTGAATTACGTGTAATGGTAGAAAGTGGTAAGGTAAATGACACAAAAGCTGCTGAATTATCTTTTAGTATTTCTCAAAAAATACAGAATGATATGACATATCCAGGTCAAGTAAAAGTGACGGTAATTAGAGAAACTAGAGCTGTTAACGTAGCTAAATAAGAAGTTCTCTTAATCTTCCAAAAGGAAGAAACATATTAAATTAAAATCCTTACTTTTATAAGTAGGGATTTTTTTTATGAAGCTATTTCCTGCTTTCCGCTATATCTTTTTTATGAAAAATAAAAAAGGATGCCGCTGTAATCAGGGCTAAACTTATTTATTAGCCAATTGCTTTAAAATTAGATTAGGAATTATTTTCTAGGATGAAAGGTTTCTACAATCTCCTTTAAATAGCTTTTATCTAGATGAACATAAACTTCTGTAGTTGTTATACTCTCATGTCCTAGCATTTGTTGAATTGCTCTTAAATCAGCACCATTTTTTAATAAGTGTGTTGCAAAAGAGTGTCTTAATGTATGTGGACTTATTTTTTTAGTCAGCTCTATTTTAATTGCTAAATCTTTAAGGATTATAAAAATCATTTGTCTCGTTAATCCTTTTCCGCGTCTATTTAAAAAAACAGTGTCTTCAAAACCTTTTTGTGGAGTTAAGTGAACTCTAATGTCTTTTATGTAGCTTGAAATATATTTCTGTGCATTGTAATGAATTGGTACAAAACGTTGTTTATTTCCTTTTCCAATAACACGTATAAAACCTTCATCAAAAAATAAATCAGAAATTTTTAAGGTAATGAGTTCACTAACACGCAAACCACAACTATACATAGTTTCTAAAATTGTTCTGTTTCTTTCTCCTTGTGGATGACTTAAATCTATAGATGAGATAAGCTCGTTAATTTCATCTTCAGACAATGTATCTGGTAATTTTCTTCCAATTTTTGGAGCTTCAATTAAGTCAGTTGGATTAGTTGTTCTATAATCTTCAAAAATTAAGTAATCAAAAAAACTTCTTAAACCAGAAATTATTCTAGCCTGACTTCTAGGATTGACTTTTTTAGCAACATCATAAATAAATTGTTGCACAGTATCTTCATCAATTGTAGTAGGGGAATAGATGACTTTATGATCCTCAAGATAAAGTATAAGTTTTTCTAAGTCTCTAGTATAACTATCAATTGTGTTCTGAGATAAACCTCTTTCTATTTTTAAAAATAATTGAAAATCTCTAATTGCATTTTGCCATTTCATGGTGTAAATATATTAAAACAGAATAAACTATTTTTTTTATACGATCTGTTTATAAAGAATTAAAATAAACTGCATAAAATATTGTTTGAATGTAAATCTATGGGGGCGTTTTCCTTATATTTGATTATATAAATTATTAAAAAAAAGTTATGAAAAAAGTATTATTTATTGCTGTAGTGGCATTATTAGGATTAGGAAATTTGAATGCACAAGATGCTAAGTTTGGAGCTGTTGCAGGTTATCACAATTTAAGCCAAAAATTAAGTGCGGAAGGAAATTCAATATCTGTTGATATCAATGGTTTTTATGTTGGTGTTTCAGGAGAGTTTACACTTTCTGAAACTTTAAACTTGCAAACTGAATTACAATATGCAAGTGCATCTCAAGATGGTGTATCTATTGATTTAATAGTTTTACCAATATTGGCAAAGTATTATGTCTCGGATGAATTTAGTTTACAAGCAGGACCTCAATTAGATTTTATAGTATCGGATTCTGAAGACGCTAATGTTTTTGGTTTAGGTTTAGCGATTGGAGCAGGATATGATATTAGTGAGAATTTTTATATTAGTTCAAGGTATGCATTTGGTTTAACAAATAGATTAGAAGATGCTCCTTCTGGAGTTTCAATAAAAATGAACACTTTTCAAGCAGGATTAGGATATAGATTCTAATTTAGAAAATTTAAAGAATATAAAAACGGAAGCATTTTTGCTTCCGTTTTTTTTTTGTCCTATTTTAGCTAAATGAAACTAATTATTATAAACGGGCCCAATTTAAATTTATTAGGAAAAAGAGAACCAGAAATTTACGGTTCTAAAACCTTTGAAGAGTTTTTTAGTGAACTTCAGCTTAAATTTAAGGATGTAGAATTATCTTATTTTCAATCTAACATAGAAGGTGAAATTATAGATAAATTACATGAAGTTGGTTTTGATTATGATGGAATTATTTTAAATGCAGCAGCTTATACTCATACTTCTGTAGGTATTGGAGATGCTGTAAAAGGAATAACTACTCCAGTAGTAGAATTACATATTTCAAATGTACATGCTCGTGAAGAGTTTAGGCATCACAGTTTTATTGCTCCAGCAGCAAAAGGTGTTTTATTTGGTTTTGGATTAAAAGGATATGAATTGGCAATTCAAAGTTTTCTTTAATTCTGAAGTTGTTTGATGTTTTTTAATTTAAGTATGTCTGGTTGAGCGCAGTCGAAACCTATTTATAACTCTAACAACATTTTAATATCTGATCGCTCATAACGTGAGTTTTCCTCTAAAACAACTTCTTTAAATCCTATTTTTTTATATAAGTTAATAGCAGGGACTAGTTTTCTGTGAGAATATAATGTGATGCTTTTCCATTCTTGATTTCTTGCAAACTCGAGACAGTAATACATTAATTTCTGACCAATTTTTAACCCTTGATATTTAGGCGAAACTGCCATTTTACTCAATTCAAAAAATGTTTTTTGGTTGATGAGTGATACAACTCCAACAATTTCATTGTTATATTTTGCGAAAAAGATAAAACCACCGGGATCAATAACATATTTCTGTGGATTACTTAAAACCTTTTTATCATAAGTTTCTACATAAAAATATTTTTCTAACCATTCAACATTTAGGTTGTAAAAGTCAGCTGCAAATTCTGGTTGATATGCTATAATTTCTAAATTTTCTTTATCCATAGTAGATAGGTTGCATTAAGGATTGAATCCATTCGAATAACTGATGATATTCTTAACCTTTTTATAGTCTTTTTAAACAAGCGTCATTGCTATGAACGAAGCAATCTGTTTATTAATTATGAGATTGCCACAGTTAACAAAAAAGTAAACTTCGCAATGACACAACTATAAAAAGATATAGTGGAAAGCCTGACTTTATTCCCCTAAAACTTTTTCTGTATTAGGGGAATAAAGAAATGCCAAAATAAATTAAATTTTAGAATTAATAATTTCCATCATTTCATTTTCTAAAACGATTGTTTTTTGATAAATATCTTCTGACTTTGCTAAAATGTCTTTCGCAAATTCTTTGTCTTTAATATCTTTTGCGTTGATACGTACATTAAAATATGCACCAGTTACCGCAGTTTTTGCACATAAAACACCAACTCCACCATCTGAAAGCGAATTTTGCAATCCGTTTTTCATCATTTCTAACATTACTTCAATAGAATTATAAGCAGTTTCCATCACTTTAAAAGGAATTTCTGTTGCGTATTTGGTAGCGTTTTCAATTGCTAATTTTCTAGCTTCAATTTCTTCGTTATTAGATTTTGGCATTCTAAAACCATCAATAATTTTATTAAAAGCATTGGTATCTTCATCAACTAAAAACAATAAGTCATTTTTATATTTTTGACCTTTTTCTGCCCAGTTAGAAAAATATTCCCATTTAGAGTCCCAACCCGCTTTATGTGCAGAAAGATTTGCAACCATTGTACCTAGAGAAACGCCCAAAGCACCAACGTAAGCAGCAATACTTCCACCTCCAGGAGCCATAGATTCTGATGCAGTTTCTTCTGCAAAATCTTTAACAGTAAAGTCGATTAGCTTTTTTTCTGAATCGGAATTCATCACATATTCTATGATTCTTTCTTGCGGATTAAATGGCTTTAAATCATCTAAACCAAGCGATTTAATTGCGATTTTTATCTTCTCGTTATCACTAATTCCTAAAGAACGTTGTTGCTTTATTAGATAAAAATCTGCTGCATCTAACATTGCTTGTAACGGAACTAAACCAACTAATTCTGAACCTGTAACTCTTAAACCACGTTTTGTAGCTGCCAAATCAGTTTCATAAAAAGCTTCGTGCATAGAAGTTATGGTAATGTTTGTTAGGTTGTATGAAATTTGTGCAATTCCATATTCGTCTATAAACCACCCAATTCCTTTTACCGCTTTTAATTTTCCAGGAATTCTTTCTGGTTCTCCATTTTTATCGAGTACTTTTTTTCCATCAACTAATTTTGCTCTTCCGTTTTCACGAATATCAAAAGCAACTGCATTTGCGCGTCGTGTAGAAGTTGAATTTAAATTTACGTTATATGCAATTAAGAAATCACGAGCAGAAATTGCAGTAACACCAGAAGAAACTATTTGTTGGTTAAATTCTGTTGGACCAAAGTCTGGTTTAAAATTTGGGTTTGATAGCTTTTCTTTCAATCCCTCATATTCTCCAGAACGAACTGTTGCTAGGTTTTTTCTATCATCAGAAGTTGCTGCGTTTTCATAGAAATAACCAGAAATGCCTAATTCTTCTCCAACTCTTTTTCCTAATTGATGTGCGTATTTTGCAGTTTCTTCCATAGAAATATTTGCAATTGGCACAAGAGGACAAACATCTGTTGCTCCAAAACGAGGATGTTCACCGGTTTGTTTACTCATATCAATTAATTCTGAAGCTTTTTTTATCAATAAAAAAGCGGCTTTAATTACATTTTCTGGCTCACCAACAAATGTAATTACAGTTCTGTTAGTCGCTTTACCGGGGTCGATATCTAATAATTTTACACCTTCAACAGTCTTTACAATATTTGCAATTGCATTTATTTTCTGTAAATCTCTTCCTTCACTAATGTTTGGAACACATTCTATAAGTTGCTTGTTCATAATATTGATTTTATTCAACGTAAAAATAGCGTGATTCGACGAAAAATGATATGAATTCTATTAAAATAATTTATATTTGTTTAACTTAGTAATATTTATAAATGAACAAAGAAAAGTGGCTTTTTGAAATAACGCCTAAAAATAATTTATTTGACTTAAATTTAAAAGAGGTTTGGCAATATAGAGATTTGTTGATGCTTTTTGTGAAACGAGATGTAGTAACTGTATATAAACAAACTATTCTTGGACCACTTTGGTATTTAATTCAGCCTTTATTTACCTCAGTAATTTTCACATTAATTTTTAATAATGTAGCTAATATTTCTACAGGAAGCGTGCCTCCGTTTTTATTCAATTTAGCTGGTATAACGATTTGGAATTATTTTAAATCTTGTTTTTCAGCAACTTCAAATACATTTAATGCAAATGCGGGTATTTTTGGTAAAGTGTATTTTCCGAGAATAATAGTTCCAATTTCAATTGTGATTTCTAATCTAGTTCGTTTTGGAATTCAGTTATTTATTTTTAGTGTTTTTTATTGTTATTATTATTATTATAAGGATGCTGATATTAGCTTAAATAGATATACAATTTTGTTTCCTGTAATGGTCTTAATAATGGGAATGTTAGGTTTAGGGTTAGGTATGATAATATCTTCAATGGTAACTAAATATAGAGATTTAAAAATATTAGTAGAATTTGGATTACAATTACTAATGTATATTTCAGCTGTAATGTATCCTGTGACATATTTTGCTGAAAAATTACCAGAGTATGTTTGGATCATTAAATATAATCCTTTAGCAGTTGTAATTGAAACTGTAAGGAATCTTTTATTAAATACAGGTGCATTCAATAGTACTATGTTTTTTTACACATTGGTAATAACAGTAATAACCATGTTTTTTGGAATTGTTATTTTTAATAAAGCAGAAAAAAGTTTTATAGATACAGTATAATGAGCGAAGTCATATTAAAAGTAGAAAATGTAAGTAAACAATACCGATTAGGGTTAGTTGGAACTGGGACTATTAAAGACGATTTAAAACGTTGGTGGTATCAATTAAAAGGAAAAGAAGATCCTTTTTTAAAGATAGGAGATGCAAATGACAGAAGTACAAAAGGTGAATCAGATTATGTTTGGGCTTTAAAAAACATTGATTTTGAAGTAAATAAAGGAGAAGTTTTAGGTGTAATTGGTAAAAATGGTGCAGGAAAATCTACTTTATTAAAAATTTTATCAAAAATAACCTCTCCAACAACTGGGAGTATAAAATTTAATGGAAGAATAGCATCTTTATTAGAAGTAGGAACAGGTTTTCATCCAGAACTTACAGGAAAAGAAAATGTTTATTTAAATGGAGCTATTCTAGGAATGACGAAGGCTGAGATTAGCGATAAATATGATGAAATTATTGAGTTTTCTGGTTGTGAGCGATATATTGATACACCTGTAAAAAGATATTCGAGTGGTATGACAGTTCGTTTAGCGTTTGCTGTGGCAGCTTTTTTAGAACCAGATATTTTAATAATCGATGAAGTATTAGCAGTTGGTGACGCTGAATTCCAAAAGAAAGCAATTGGTAAAATGCAAGATATATCTAAAGGCGAAGGAAGAACAGTTTTGTTTGTGAGCCATAATATGACAGCTGTAAAGAACCTTTGTACTAGATGCATTAATTTAGAAAATGGAATTGTAACTTTTGATGGAGATGTGAAAGAAGCTGTAGACAAGTATTTAACCGTTGAAAAGAAAATATTTGAAATAGATTTAAAAAATAGGGTTGATAGAAAAGGGACAGGAAAAGTAAAATTTAAAAGCGTGGAGTTTTTAAATAAGAAAAATGAAAAACTGGACCATATTTCATCAGGTATACCTTTAAATATAAAATGTGTTTTTGACAATTATTTATCAGAGGATAAAGTTTATAAAGCAAGATTTGATGTAAATATTTATAATGAAAACGAAGTTTTTTTAACTCAATTAACTACTTTTTCAGATAAAAAGGAATGTATTATAAATTCAAAAAATGAATTCTTTACAATTTTAATACCTAAGCTTAATTTATTACAGGGTAAATATATTTTGTCAATTTATTGTAAAATAAATGAAGATGAAGCTGATTGGATTGAAAATGCAGTTTGTTTTGATGTGCAATCAGGAGATTATTTTAATTCAGGAAGAGTAATGCCTAAAGGATTTGGAATATTTGCAACTGATCATAAAGTAAACATTACATAAAGAATGATAAAAGTTGATCTCTGGGGTAGAATGGGAAATCAAATGTTTCAATATGCATTCGCTGTAAACACCTCAAAAAAGTTTAAAACGTTTTTTTTAATAATGCCCAAAGAAAAGTTTGAATTAATTAAATTTTTTAAATTAGATTTTTTAACTAGATTATGTTATAATAAATTCATTTTTAGGTTTTATCGTTTTATTGTTGCTAAAGTATTTCTATTTCAATATATCCTTCAAAATAATGAAGGAAGTATAGAGTTGAATAATAATAAATGTTATAAAGGTTTTTTTCAATCTGAAGGTTACTTTGTGAACTCGAAAAAAGTAATTCAAAATAAATTCAAAATAAAAAAAGAATGGAAAAAAAAATATAGAGAAAAATATTATTCAATTTTTAATGAATCAGATAAAATTATTGTAATGCATATTAGAAGAACCGATTATGTTAATTTTGGAGGTGATCATGTTGGTGGGAAAAACTTAACACTTCCAATGTCTTATTATGATAATTGTTTAAGTTTAATAAATAATTTAGAAGAATACAAAGTAGTTTGTATTAGTGACGATATTAATTTTGTTAAAGATTATTTTAAAGAAAGAGTAAACTATTTTTTTTTAAAAAATGAAGCAATAATTGATTTTCAAATAATTTTGAATGCAGAAATAGCTATAATTGCAAACAGTTCGTTTTCTTGGTGGGCTGCTTATTTAAATAATAAAAAAAATAAAATAATTTATGCTCCAAAATATTGGTTCGGGTTTAAAGTAAATACTGAGATACCAGAAAATATAATACCCGAAAATTTTTTAACAGTAGAAACCAACTAATTCATACTATAAAACTAAATATATAATGTGTGGAATTAATGCCTTTTTTTCATATCAAAAAATAAACAATTCTATAATTAGTAGATTAAAATCTTGTAATGCAGATATGATTTATCGAGGGCCAAATGAACAAGATGTTTGGTACAATAATAAAATGGCCTTGGGTCAAGTAAGACTATCTATTATTGGCGTTGATAATGGACATCAGCCATTATTTAATGAAGATAAAAGTTTAGTCCTTGTATGTAATGGTGAAATATATAATTACAAAGAATTAAAGTCTGATTTAATTGGAAAAGGACACCACTTTTCATCTGAAACAGATTCTGAGGTTATTTTACATTTATATGAAGAGTATCCAGAGAATTTTAATGATAAACTTGAAGGAATGTTTGCTTATTGTTTATATGATATAAATAAAGAGAAACTAATTGTAGGTAGAGATATTGCTGGAAAAAAACCGCTTTATTATGCAAAAACAGATGAGGGTATTATTTTTTCATCGGAAGTTAAAGTTATAAAAAAATATTTCTTAAAAAATCCGTCATTAAATTTAGAAGTTTTAAGACAAACCCAAAAATTTTCTTATTCTATATCTCCAAATACAACTTATGTTAATGATATTTTAAAATTACCTTATGCGAGTTATGCTACAATTTCAGTTGACAAAGGTTATAATATTGATGTAAAAAGGTATTTTAAACGAAATATCAATCCAACTTTTGGGGGTAGTTATGAAGAGGCTTGTTTAGAAATAAAAAGATTATTATATAAAGCTGTTGAAAAAAGGTTGCAAAGTGAAGTTCCTGTGGGAATTTTATTAAGTGCAGGGATTGATTCTTCAGCAATTGCAGCTATTACTAAAGAATTTAAAGAAGATGTTAGTGTACTTTCGGCAGGATATAAAGGGAATCATGAGGTAGATGAAAGAAGAGAAGCAAAAAAATTTAGTAATTTAAAAGGTTTTAAATGGAATGAAATTGAATTAGACGAAAATAATTTTAATGGTAAATTCACTAAAATTATGTCTATACTAGATGAGCCAAATGGTGATGTTGCAATGTTTGCTCAATGGGAAATATATAAAAAAGCAAAAGAGTTAGGATTTACAGTTTTACTAAGTGGTAATGGAGGAGATGAATTGTTTTACGGATATAAATCACACAATGATTTTGCTTTAGGTTTGGATTGGACTAACACTCAAAAAAACAAAATGCCTTTGCGGAGTAAAAAGGTAATATCAAAACATTATATATACCAAATATTTAAGTTGTTGGTTTCAAAAATTGACAACCCGTTAAATAAAATTAATATTAGAAATGATTACCCATTATTTGATGAATTAGAAAAAAGCGCTTTTGAACAAAGTTTACCTTTAGATAGAAATGATTGGCATAGGGTAGATTATAAGGATTATATTGATAAAGTTTATTATTATTTAAATTACGCTTGGTTAACAAATAACTGTTATTTTTTAGCAGATAAATTAGCTATGGCAAATTCAATTGAAGTTAGAAGTCCCTTTGCTGATATTGAATTAATTAAATTTGTAGATACATTGCCTTTAGAATATAAGTTTAGAAATCAACAACCAAAGCAAATTTTAAAAGATAGTTTAAAAGGTGTTTTACCTGTTTATGTACTTAATAGAGAAAAATCGGGATTTACACCTCCAACATCATTTATTAATAATATTGTATCTAATTATAAAAGCAGTTATTTTAATGAACACCCTAGAACTTATGCTCAATTAGTAACTGATTATTTTGCAAAAACTATTTAAATTATGTTAGCACCCATTGTATTATTTGTTTATAACAGACCTTGGCATACTGAGCAAACTTTAGAAGCTTTAATGCAGAATAAATTAGCAGATAATAGTATTCTCTATATATATTGTGATGGGCCAAAACCAAATGCTTTAAAGGAAGAATTAAATAAAATAATAGAAGTTAAAGAAGTTGTCAGAAAAAATAAGTGGTGTAAGGAAGTTTATATAATTGAACAAGAAAATAATTTAGGGCTTGCAGATAGTATAGTTAAAGGTGTTACTGAAGTCGTTAATAACTATGGTAAAATAATTGTTTTAGAGGATGATATTGTAACATCAATGGGCTTTTTGAGTTATATGAATGATGCTCTTAATATATATGAAAGAGAAGAAAATGTAATGCATATTTCAGGTTATTTTTCAAAAGTAAAAGGAAGATTACCTAATTTCTTTTTTTATAACCAGGCTTCTTGTTGGGGTTGGGCTACTTGGAAAAGTGCTTGGGTTAATTATAATGGGGACAGTGTTGGTTTATATAATCAAATACTTGATTCTAACAGGGTTTTAGAGTTTAATATGAATAACTCCTATCCTTTTTTATCTCATTTAGAGGCCAATATAAGAGGGGAAATGAAAACTTGGGCAATAAAATGGCATGCATCTGTATTTTTAAAAAAAGGTTTATGTCTACATCCCGCTAAATCATTTGTTAATAATATAGGTTTTGATAATTCAGGAGTTCATTGTGAGGTTTCTGACAGATATACAAATGAATACTTAAATAACATAGACTTTAAAAAACCAAAAAAAAAAATAGAAAATATAAAAGCAAAAAGGTTAGTTGAAGAGTTTAATAAAAATGGAAATAAAAAAAATATTTTTTTAAGATTGAAAAAAATAATAAAAGTAATATATAATAAACTATGAAAGTTTTATCACCATTAACAAGTAAAGAGTCTTTATTAATAGAAACTATCAATGTTGATAAATTAAAAATTGATTACTTTGAAAGTTTAGAAATTGATGTTTCTGATTTTTTTGAAGAAATTGAAAAACTGTATGTTTTTAAATGTCAACAGACGGGATATATGTTTTATTATCCTTTTAATATATCAGGTGATAGTAATTTTTACAAGAAATTACAAAAATTTGATTGGTACTATATGCCTTGGAAATGGGAAAATGAAATGACGTTAAAGAATTTAGATGGAAATGAAAAAATTCTTGAAGTTGGTAGTGGTGGCCTAGGTTTTATTGAGAAATTGAAAAATAAAGGTTTTGATATTACAGGTCTTGAATTGAATGAAGAAAGTGTAAGAAAAGGTCAGGAAATAGGATTGGAAGTTTTGAATCAAACAGTTCAAGATCATGCTAATGCTAATAAAGGTAAATATGATCTAGTGTGTTCTTATCAAGTTTTAGAGCATATTTCAGATGTTTACACCTTTATAAAAGCTCAAGTAGATTGTTTAAAGACTGGAGGGAAACTAATTATTTGTGTACCAAACAATGATTCTTTTATAAAATTGACTAATGGGGGTTTATTAAATTGTCCTCCTCATCATATGGGGTTATGGAATAAAAAATCATTGTCAAAAATATCTTCTATTTTTGGGTTAAAAGTTGATGAAGTTTTATATGAACCTTTGCAGGATTATCATTTAAATTGGTATATAGATTCTACAAAAAGAGAAAGAATCTTTAAAAATAAATATTCTCGATATTTATTTAAGAAATTAAAAATGGATAATCTTTATTTAAAATTAATTACAAAATTTAAAAATAAAATTAAGGGTCACTCAATAATGGTTGTATATTCTAAATTATAATGAAAGTTTTAATAGTTAATTCTTACGATGTTGGTGGGGCTGCAAAAGCATGTATAAGGTTACATGAAGGTCTTATAGAAAAAGAGATTGACTCTACTATATTATTTAAAGTAAAACAAAAGAACATATCTAATTCAGTACAATTTAAAAAATTACCTGCAAAAAATACAAAAATTCAAAGGATAAAATTAAAAATTTATAGAATTTTAAAAGAATTAAAGATCATAAAACCAAAACCTGTAAAGAAACAATCCGCAATAGTTGATAGACATTCGAATTTAGAAATGTTTAGTTTTCCAAATTCAAGTTTTGATATAACGGAATCTGAGTTATATAAAGAAGCAGACATAATTAATTTACATTGGATAGCTGAATTTTTAGATTATGAAACTTTTTTTAAAAAGAATACCAAGCCAGTAATTTGGACTTTACACGATATGAATCCATTTTCAGGTGGAGAACATTTTACGGAAGAATTTTTAGGAATAAACAAGAAAGGTAAACCTATAAAAAGAGTAATTTCTGAAAGTGAAAAAAAAATATTTTCAAAAAATATAATTTTCAAAAAAAATGCTTTAAAAAATGTGTCAAACTTGCATATTGTTGTTTTATGTAATTGGATGAAAAATGAAGTAAAGAAAAATATACTATTTAAAGATTATCCAATACATTTAATTCCAAATGGCATAAACACTGATGTTTTTAAGCAGAGAGAAAAAGTGTTTTCTAGAGAAATTTTGAATATACCTCAAAATAAAAAAGTTATTTTATTTGTTTCGGATTCTTTAAGCAATAATAGAAAAGGTTTTGCATTTTTAGAAAAAGCTTTTGAAGAACTAAAAACAGATGATGTTTTTTTATGTGCCATTGGTAAAAAGAATAATTTAAAACATAATTATGATAATATTTTGGAGTTAGGTTTTATATATGATGAACGATTAATGAGTATTGCTTATTCTGCTGCAGATGTTTTTGTAATACCTTCTTTAATGGATAATTTACCAAATACGGTGTTAGAATCTATTATGTGTGGAACGCCAGTAGTTGGTTTTCCTGTTGGTGGAATAAAAGATATGATTGAAGATGGTGTTAATGGTTTATTAACAAAAGATATAAGTGTTTTGTCTTTAGTAGAAACTTTAACATTGTTTTTATGTACATGTGGTAGCTATAATTCGGGAAAAATTAGAGAAAATGCTTTAAAAAAATATAGTCAAAAAATACAATCAGAGCAATATTTAAAACTATTTCAAAGTATTTATAACAAATCAAAAATAGATATTTAAATATGAAGAAAAAAATATCTATAATTACTATAAATTACAATAATCTTGAAGGTTTAAAAAGAACAATTACTAGTGTAGCTAATCAAACTTATAAAGATTTTGAATATGTTATAATTGATGGAGGATCTATTGATGGTAGTGCAGATTATA
The window above is part of the Polaribacter sp. SA4-12 genome. Proteins encoded here:
- the xerD gene encoding site-specific tyrosine recombinase XerD, which produces MKWQNAIRDFQLFLKIERGLSQNTIDSYTRDLEKLILYLEDHKVIYSPTTIDEDTVQQFIYDVAKKVNPRSQARIISGLRSFFDYLIFEDYRTTNPTDLIEAPKIGRKLPDTLSEDEINELISSIDLSHPQGERNRTILETMYSCGLRVSELITLKISDLFFDEGFIRVIGKGNKQRFVPIHYNAQKYISSYIKDIRVHLTPQKGFEDTVFLNRRGKGLTRQMIFIILKDLAIKIELTKKISPHTLRHSFATHLLKNGADLRAIQQMLGHESITTTEVYVHLDKSYLKEIVETFHPRK
- a CDS encoding porin family protein, producing the protein MKKVLFIAVVALLGLGNLNAQDAKFGAVAGYHNLSQKLSAEGNSISVDINGFYVGVSGEFTLSETLNLQTELQYASASQDGVSIDLIVLPILAKYYVSDEFSLQAGPQLDFIVSDSEDANVFGLGLAIGAGYDISENFYISSRYAFGLTNRLEDAPSGVSIKMNTFQAGLGYRF
- the aroQ gene encoding type II 3-dehydroquinate dehydratase, whose protein sequence is MKLIIINGPNLNLLGKREPEIYGSKTFEEFFSELQLKFKDVELSYFQSNIEGEIIDKLHEVGFDYDGIILNAAAYTHTSVGIGDAVKGITTPVVELHISNVHAREEFRHHSFIAPAAKGVLFGFGLKGYELAIQSFL
- a CDS encoding GNAT family N-acetyltransferase, with amino-acid sequence MDKENLEIIAYQPEFAADFYNLNVEWLEKYFYVETYDKKVLSNPQKYVIDPGGFIFFAKYNNEIVGVVSLINQKTFFELSKMAVSPKYQGLKIGQKLMYYCLEFARNQEWKSITLYSHRKLVPAINLYKKIGFKEVVLEENSRYERSDIKMLLEL
- the ftcD gene encoding glutamate formimidoyltransferase, whose amino-acid sequence is MNKQLIECVPNISEGRDLQKINAIANIVKTVEGVKLLDIDPGKATNRTVITFVGEPENVIKAAFLLIKKASELIDMSKQTGEHPRFGATDVCPLVPIANISMEETAKYAHQLGKRVGEELGISGYFYENAATSDDRKNLATVRSGEYEGLKEKLSNPNFKPDFGPTEFNQQIVSSGVTAISARDFLIAYNVNLNSTSTRRANAVAFDIRENGRAKLVDGKKVLDKNGEPERIPGKLKAVKGIGWFIDEYGIAQISYNLTNITITSMHEAFYETDLAATKRGLRVTGSELVGLVPLQAMLDAADFYLIKQQRSLGISDNEKIKIAIKSLGLDDLKPFNPQERIIEYVMNSDSEKKLIDFTVKDFAEETASESMAPGGGSIAAYVGALGVSLGTMVANLSAHKAGWDSKWEYFSNWAEKGQKYKNDLLFLVDEDTNAFNKIIDGFRMPKSNNEEIEARKLAIENATKYATEIPFKVMETAYNSIEVMLEMMKNGLQNSLSDGGVGVLCAKTAVTGAYFNVRINAKDIKDKEFAKDILAKSEDIYQKTIVLENEMMEIINSKI
- a CDS encoding ABC transporter permease, which codes for MNKEKWLFEITPKNNLFDLNLKEVWQYRDLLMLFVKRDVVTVYKQTILGPLWYLIQPLFTSVIFTLIFNNVANISTGSVPPFLFNLAGITIWNYFKSCFSATSNTFNANAGIFGKVYFPRIIVPISIVISNLVRFGIQLFIFSVFYCYYYYYKDADISLNRYTILFPVMVLIMGMLGLGLGMIISSMVTKYRDLKILVEFGLQLLMYISAVMYPVTYFAEKLPEYVWIIKYNPLAVVIETVRNLLLNTGAFNSTMFFYTLVITVITMFFGIVIFNKAEKSFIDTV
- a CDS encoding ABC transporter ATP-binding protein gives rise to the protein MSEVILKVENVSKQYRLGLVGTGTIKDDLKRWWYQLKGKEDPFLKIGDANDRSTKGESDYVWALKNIDFEVNKGEVLGVIGKNGAGKSTLLKILSKITSPTTGSIKFNGRIASLLEVGTGFHPELTGKENVYLNGAILGMTKAEISDKYDEIIEFSGCERYIDTPVKRYSSGMTVRLAFAVAAFLEPDILIIDEVLAVGDAEFQKKAIGKMQDISKGEGRTVLFVSHNMTAVKNLCTRCINLENGIVTFDGDVKEAVDKYLTVEKKIFEIDLKNRVDRKGTGKVKFKSVEFLNKKNEKLDHISSGIPLNIKCVFDNYLSEDKVYKARFDVNIYNENEVFLTQLTTFSDKKECIINSKNEFFTILIPKLNLLQGKYILSIYCKINEDEADWIENAVCFDVQSGDYFNSGRVMPKGFGIFATDHKVNIT